gaAAAGTCAAGTCCAGTTGACAGTTTACTTCTTACAGATTGGAAAGATGAGATATGTCAGCGTCAGGGACTTCAAAGGTAAAGTCCTTATTGACATCAGAGAGTACTGGATGAACCAAGATGGGGAGATGAAGCCGGGGAAAAAAGGTAATCACATCAATAAGCTCTGCATATGttatagatactgtatgttttaatgatAAGTTTCAATTATATACATAGGGTACATATTTATCTGAGAAACTGGAAAGATGCAtgcatgtttgatatttttagtGGTTTGCGGTTGTGGTGTAAGGAACAGTTTGAAactctgttttacatttcttgTAGGTATCTCCCTGAATCCTGAACAGTGGAACCAACTGAAGGACCAGATTTCAGAAATTGATGATGCGATTAAGAGAATATAAGCATTCCGTTCAATGTTAACTGTTGAACTAATTGAACATGTTGGCTAATCAGTTTTGTAAAAAGCCTGGGATTGTTTTCTAATGGACTTTAATTTGTAGTTGTATAGATCTAGTGTCGTCTGCATACTCTGGTTTTCTGTGTGAAACTTGTTTTTGATCTGTTGTAGTAAAGGTATGGGTGGATGAGTAGGTGGTTGATCATTACAGTTGGTGGGTAGGGTGCATCAATACAGCTTTTGTattgaataataaaaacaaggcACTAGCTTAATATCGTTGTTCAGTTAATGTGTAAGTTCATGTTCACAGTTTGAATATCAAGTAAATATATATCATAAGATTTTGTTTCATCGGACCTTTGTAATATGTAGCACCCAGTATCAGTGCTCTTCATTTCTGAAAGCCGAGCCCAATCTGTCATGTTGTACCTGCAGGTGATTAGCTTCATGGTGAACCATGGgttatgttttgaaaataaatgattcTATTAAACAAACTGGCATATTAAATTATTGAAAGCATTGTATTACACTTGCATTACCTAAGCAGGTTTGTAGAAATTATAAACCAGCTCTGTCATAAAGACTGAGTTGTGGACCAGTGAATATGAGGCTTGTGTGGCCGTAGTGTGTAAGTAAATAGCtgtgtacatgtaaaaatacagatAGGCCTATGTATAAGTGaagtatttatttgtatttatttaaccaggtatGTCCCATTGAGATCAGAACCCTCTATTGCAAGGGAGACCCGACATAGATGGCACAAAAACCTGCAGACAAAACTATACAAAATCagcttatttttaaatattttttattttaattgtgtttcaTAAAGGAAGTTTAAATAAGTTACCATGGATACTAACTCGTGTAGACTAGCTTTCAAGTTTAGCTTCACTTCATATGGAGGATACTTTTGGTtgtaattcaaattaaaagtcctgatagtaaattaaaagagatcaaattaaaaatattattttactacACAACTAGGAATAATCAGGTgataattaaacttaaaaaggaaaatgacaatgaaaaaagtgaaatttaaaagaaaagggtaaacataaaatatgaatctCTAAATGGGAAATTGAAAAgcttaaatagaaaaaacaaaatacgtttttttgtgcatttgacCTTTGACTAAATTTCGCtaaaattttctttttcatttgccaTTaggcatttgtcattttgtatttGACATTTGGCTTTTCAAGCTATATGTAAATGAGGAGGTGCGGCCCAAAGGCTGGGGGGAGTCTTTGAAACGGCTGGGGCGCAGAGGCTCCTTGTGGACAGCAGGGGGAGCTGCCTGCTAAAGCGCCCAGCTcaatgaaaacagagaaaacagcaagTATAGTGAGCAGGGACGGAGGGAGGACTATTATTTATAAGGCATTAAGGCGTGTATGGAGGGTTTTAAGGGccaaaactaaatatataaatagttatataattaaatgcttaaaaatgtataaatatataataaaatgcttaaatacataattatataataaaatgcttaaataaatacaaaataattatgtaatttaatgctTAATTGTCcccataaaatcacaaattaaattaaacattaaatatat
This sequence is a window from Siniperca chuatsi isolate FFG_IHB_CAS linkage group LG5, ASM2008510v1, whole genome shotgun sequence. Protein-coding genes within it:
- the sub1b gene encoding SUB1 regulator of transcription b; the protein is MPKSKEVLSSTSGSDSDSEVETKAKRKKSSAPEKPAKKPKSGESSKPGGSSKGSSNSDDNMFQIGKMRYVSVRDFKGKVLIDIREYWMNQDGEMKPGKKGISLNPEQWNQLKDQISEIDDAIKRI